One genomic window of Leptospira paudalimensis includes the following:
- a CDS encoding succinate dehydrogenase/fumarate reductase iron-sulfur subunit — MKLHLKVWRQKDKNDKGRMVSYEANNVNEHMSFLEMLDVVNDGLIKKGEDPIAFDHDCREGICGSCSMVINGVPHGPEKGTTTCQLHMRKFKDGDTVVIEPWRAKAFPVTKDLVVDRSAFDRIIQAGGYVNVNTGGAPDGNALPIPKVDADLAMDAATCIGCGACVAACKNASAMLFVSAKVSHLALLPQGVVEKKERVRKMVSAMDKEGFGNCTNQYECEAACPKEISVNFITRLNREYISS; from the coding sequence ATGAAGTTACACCTTAAAGTTTGGAGACAAAAAGACAAAAACGACAAAGGTCGTATGGTCAGTTACGAGGCAAACAACGTAAATGAACATATGTCTTTTTTGGAAATGCTTGATGTTGTGAACGACGGCCTCATCAAAAAAGGAGAAGACCCTATTGCTTTCGACCATGACTGTCGCGAAGGAATTTGTGGGTCTTGTTCTATGGTGATCAACGGTGTTCCTCATGGTCCAGAAAAAGGAACCACCACTTGCCAATTGCACATGCGTAAGTTCAAAGATGGTGATACTGTTGTGATAGAACCTTGGCGTGCAAAAGCTTTCCCTGTGACAAAAGACTTAGTTGTGGACAGATCTGCTTTTGATCGTATCATCCAAGCGGGTGGTTATGTGAATGTAAACACAGGTGGAGCTCCAGACGGAAACGCACTTCCGATTCCAAAAGTGGATGCGGACCTTGCGATGGACGCGGCTACTTGTATCGGATGCGGTGCTTGTGTTGCTGCTTGTAAAAATGCATCGGCAATGTTATTTGTTTCGGCAAAGGTTTCTCACCTAGCTCTTTTACCACAAGGTGTTGTGGAGAAAAAAGAAAGAGTTCGTAAAATGGTAAGTGCAATGGACAAAGAAGGATTTGGAAATTGTACAAACCAATACGAGTGTGAGGCTGCATGCCCGAAAGAAATTTCGGTTAATTTTATCACACGTCTGAACAGAGAATACATTTCCAGCTAA
- a CDS encoding fumarate reductase/succinate dehydrogenase flavoprotein subunit, translating into MKLDSKIPSGPLEQKWDKHKQDIKLVNPANKRKYKVIIVGTGLAGASAAATLSELGYQVSVFCFQDSPRRAHSIAAQGGINAAKNYQNDGDSVYRLFYDTVKGGDFRAREANVYRLAQVSTNIIDQCVAQGVPFAREYGGTLSNRSFGGAQVSRTFYAKGQTGQQLLLGAYSALEKQISRGAVKMYARTEMLELVLVDGHAKGIVVRDLVTGEISSHAGDAVILASGGYGNVFYLSTNAKGSNVTATYRAYKKGAAFANPCYTQIHPTCIPQSGDYQSKLTLMSESLRNDGRVWVPKKKDDLRPPHEIPEEERDYYLERKYPSYGNLAPRDISSRSAKEACDNGLGVGPKVGDKRLGVYLDFSDSIKRLGENVVADRYDNLFQMYERITGENPYKVPMRIYPAVHYTMGGLWVDYNLMSNIPGLHVLGEANFSDHGANRLGASALMQGLADGYFVIPYTIGDYFAKEGAKNISTDRPEFKEAEARVREMTNKFLSINGNKTPDDFHRALGKIMWDQCGMARNEKGLKDALKKIPELREEFWKNVKVAGSGSELNQELEKAGRVADFLEFGELMCLDALTREESCGGHFREEHQTEDGEAKRNDDKFCHVSAWEYQGEGKTPVEHREKLEYENIHLAVRSYK; encoded by the coding sequence ATGAAATTAGATTCAAAAATACCATCAGGCCCATTAGAACAAAAATGGGACAAACACAAACAAGATATTAAATTAGTCAATCCAGCTAACAAACGTAAATACAAAGTAATTATTGTAGGAACAGGTCTTGCTGGTGCATCCGCTGCAGCAACTCTTTCCGAACTTGGTTACCAAGTATCCGTATTTTGTTTCCAAGATAGCCCAAGACGAGCTCACTCCATTGCGGCACAAGGTGGAATCAATGCTGCAAAGAACTACCAAAACGACGGTGACTCTGTTTACAGATTGTTTTATGACACTGTAAAAGGTGGGGACTTCCGTGCTAGAGAAGCTAACGTATATCGTTTGGCACAAGTATCTACAAACATCATTGACCAATGTGTGGCACAAGGTGTTCCGTTTGCCCGTGAATATGGTGGAACTCTCTCCAACCGTTCGTTTGGTGGAGCCCAAGTTTCTCGTACGTTTTATGCAAAAGGCCAAACTGGCCAACAGTTACTCCTTGGTGCTTACTCTGCTCTAGAAAAACAAATCTCTCGTGGTGCGGTGAAAATGTACGCAAGAACAGAGATGTTAGAGTTAGTGCTTGTTGATGGCCATGCCAAAGGGATTGTCGTTCGTGATTTAGTAACGGGTGAAATTTCTTCTCATGCTGGGGATGCGGTGATTTTGGCTTCCGGTGGTTACGGAAACGTTTTTTACCTTTCTACCAATGCAAAAGGTTCCAACGTAACAGCAACTTACCGTGCATATAAAAAAGGGGCAGCGTTTGCAAACCCTTGTTACACTCAAATCCACCCAACTTGTATCCCACAATCGGGAGACTACCAATCGAAGCTCACTCTGATGTCGGAATCCCTTCGAAATGACGGACGTGTTTGGGTTCCAAAGAAAAAGGATGACCTTCGCCCTCCTCACGAAATCCCAGAGGAAGAAAGAGATTATTACCTAGAAAGAAAATACCCTTCTTACGGTAACCTTGCTCCTCGTGATATTTCATCGCGTTCTGCAAAAGAAGCGTGTGACAATGGTCTTGGTGTAGGCCCAAAAGTTGGGGACAAACGCCTTGGTGTGTATTTGGATTTTTCTGATTCCATCAAACGATTGGGAGAAAATGTCGTTGCTGACCGTTACGACAACCTCTTCCAAATGTATGAGCGCATCACGGGAGAGAACCCATACAAAGTGCCAATGCGAATTTACCCTGCGGTTCACTACACGATGGGTGGCCTTTGGGTGGATTATAACCTCATGTCCAATATCCCTGGCCTTCATGTTCTTGGAGAAGCAAACTTCTCTGACCATGGTGCGAACCGTTTAGGAGCATCCGCTCTGATGCAAGGTCTTGCCGATGGATACTTTGTGATTCCTTATACAATTGGTGATTATTTTGCCAAAGAAGGAGCCAAAAACATTTCCACAGACCGCCCTGAATTCAAAGAAGCGGAAGCTCGTGTTCGTGAAATGACAAACAAATTCCTCTCTATCAATGGTAATAAAACACCAGATGATTTCCATAGAGCACTTGGAAAGATCATGTGGGACCAATGTGGTATGGCAAGAAACGAAAAAGGCCTAAAAGATGCTTTGAAAAAAATCCCTGAACTCCGTGAGGAATTCTGGAAAAATGTAAAAGTTGCAGGTTCTGGTTCGGAACTCAACCAAGAGTTAGAAAAAGCAGGTCGTGTTGCTGACTTCTTAGAATTTGGTGAATTGATGTGTCTTGATGCACTCACTAGAGAAGAATCTTGTGGTGGTCACTTCCGCGAAGAACACCAAACGGAAGATGGCGAAGCAAAACGTAACGATGATAAATTCTGCCACGTATCGGCTTGGGAATACCAAGGAGAAGGAAAAACTCCAGTAGAACACCGAGAAAAACTCGAATACGAAAACATCCACTTAGCCGTAAGGAGCTACAAATAA
- a CDS encoding succinate dehydrogenase cytochrome b subunit, whose translation MTLSLDFFRSSIGKKIIMAITGFIWFGFVILHMVGNLQVFQGPEKLNTYAKFLKDLGPLLWVARIGLIVAFFGHVCTAILLKFENSSARPVSYAKNTTIQASFASRTMAYSGLLLLTFLVYHLAHFTLGYTNPEHYTHEYILKNGDVVHDVYAMVILGFQDPTIAISYIVFMVFLALHFSHALGSMLQTLGILAPKHNPTIQKISTGLGLLVFVGNCSMPLSILLGYVR comes from the coding sequence ATGACGTTGAGTCTAGACTTCTTTCGATCCTCAATTGGAAAGAAGATCATAATGGCCATTACCGGATTTATCTGGTTTGGATTCGTGATCCTTCACATGGTCGGAAACCTTCAAGTTTTCCAAGGACCAGAAAAATTAAACACCTACGCAAAGTTTCTCAAAGATTTAGGACCCCTTCTTTGGGTAGCACGGATTGGACTCATCGTGGCTTTTTTTGGACACGTATGCACTGCCATTCTCCTGAAGTTTGAAAACAGTTCTGCGAGACCCGTCTCTTACGCAAAGAATACAACCATCCAGGCATCGTTCGCATCTCGTACGATGGCTTACAGTGGATTATTACTTTTAACCTTTCTTGTTTACCATTTAGCTCACTTTACATTGGGTTATACCAACCCTGAGCACTACACTCACGAATACATTCTAAAGAATGGTGATGTAGTGCATGATGTGTATGCAATGGTAATCCTTGGTTTCCAAGACCCAACAATTGCAATTAGTTATATTGTTTTTATGGTTTTCCTTGCGTTACATTTTTCCCATGCATTGGGTTCCATGTTACAAACACTTGGGATTCTTGCCCCAAAACACAATCCCACAATTCAAAAAATATCCACAGGACTTGGGCTCCTCGTTTTTGTTGGAAATTGTTCCATGCCACTCTCGATTTTACTCGGGTATGTTCGCTAA